A portion of the Hydractinia symbiolongicarpus strain clone_291-10 chromosome 10, HSymV2.1, whole genome shotgun sequence genome contains these proteins:
- the LOC130662531 gene encoding neuronal calcium sensor 1-like: protein MGAKGTKLTQEEIRELQKATYFDKKELQKWYRDFMKDCPSGQLHQEEFERIYQQFFPFGDPSKFAAFVFKVFDKNADGCISFKEFITALSITSRGSLDEKLEWAFSLYDLDKDGYITRDEMLHIVESIYRMVGRMVDLPEDEDTPEKRVDKIFKKMDKNHDGKLTMEEFREGSKCDPWIVQALAIDLPEAELTEQKGS from the exons ATGGGTGCAAAGGGGACAAAGTTGACTCAGGAAGAGATCAGAGAATTGCAGAAAGCAACATATT ttgATAAGAAAGAGCTTCAGAAGTG gTATAGAGATTTTATGAAAGACTGTCCATCTGGTCAATTGCACCAAGAG GAATTTGAGAGAATATACCAACAGTTTTTTCCATTTGGTGACCCGTCAAAATTTGCAGCTTTTGTGTTTAAAGTCTTTGATAAAAATGCA gaTGGCTGTAttagttttaaagaatttataaCTGCTCTTTCAATAACATCAAGGGGGAGTTTGGATGAAAAACTAGAAT GGGCATTCTCACTGTACGACTTAGATAAAGATGGATATATTACTAGGGATGAGATGTTGCATATTGTAGAGTCTATATATCGCATGGTG ggaaggatggtagatctacCTGAAGACGAAGATACTCCTGAAAAACGAgttgataaaatatttaaaaaaatggacaaa aatcatgATGGTAAACTAACTATGGAGGAATTCCGAGAAGGATCAAAATGTGACCCATGGATTGTACAAGCTTTAGCAATTGATCTTCCTGAAGCTGAGCTGACCGAGCAGAAAGGGAGTTGA
- the LOC130662408 gene encoding A-kinase anchor protein 9-like has product MNIADKLHKEDIFMGVEGAAALPPRRDKNIQSNSPSKNTLSTVGLVESMASDVSMDISDITLEIEKINRDREDPEKGMKDTNRLLKEIDQQMEQSFEIMEERQNMVRSFLKDREKAEVNHRHRANQLMKQFTDKMSVMESALGVEKVYTKTNTTSVTQTDVIETNDEELQTSYVEINNDALQEAVEALTHDMKDVVQKQLLREKVAMLQELEVRKNEIDEEEITKTLADLERQFRLDKAKSKIKQLIQNEAETSVKERLLSMANNLVEWLHTDNNDDVLNGLSDDLKIKLRNTKTAFQEMNKSGVPNQESNFTTDMHDLGKACRKIDLLEASLDSVLADIQKNLDLSSSELKQLTNNILKEKNERERSQLIENLVSKSYTTESSEKEQVRKTIKDFVNIQNELYEAEEVCQDAISLKFTDSNDDFLKKQMLKIVYKNKTLVKEKEELLGMLNSGAGKLVVNPTTNFYIEPIRMDEDEEESIEDLLAIEPKLGSTLVQDLLHIKENKQTHAIGLVHYNEKSIENIIQEYESEIKQLSEYQNEALAYENVEEIISRQAVTSDTLAALKEEQEKVEELLRVNTPQIEEVNDKLEALKLSKEEMLRKEKKLLQRKNVLKRNLKELNKRVADNLMNEERKKEKVYTEEQIGRVAIEIEHVRSKIAENLDSEKTEKQKLQNLAEKSLKKEKIPLSKKLSQLKEDLEKLSPFVNKHSVKYRPDDVSMETPNTSQVKQVIETRNELSKRLTETEHKIQEIITSNDYESSPSGSLEQIEDLENDQALENRRRSHDLNTKLVEIEMELDNVNIEMYKGEITLQDLHGLKKYSEELKNALNDIEMKLKPDTVEEKYSNKIQELQNKISSLRQQLEEKEIQNLDSNLDEMETLESAKAKLERELQNMREDMLVGKDSEVAHQALRDLLEERDRTKKLIMCLEDDERLLSDAKRKNSGHASINKSLKCTDEEMLKQKSYGISTIIQIARNRLDVFIDIVKTKMEKKLQEAKEKSWVNKENLTKEEKQKLGKELKDIIGDINQTNKEIKQIDEFELTGFATYEGQSMLTTLYQKKRELLSILDDINFGIQAESENDNNIKGLLKQKIKVEQELMDLDERIGGQDQVLKERLKKLLDLKHVLENKMADSVSIDDLQTIITQLDKKEYVKQSTKSGEPTVDSLIRERLSLSKNILSVPRDTEEGNEEAAEMCKVLESVDADIFERVEKVMSKLNMLDVEEDGMENFSFHLLANTAATFELQHAKNEFENALKLSGCQPSENQLSESDLKDTFIKIKETEDFRKILQNFISRNIDFNNIEDIKELKSLNEDKLRILLNKIKKLNLLIERKEDFYDHEKGSPLKEYEKLARDSKKIAREFETAVTSYDVESQYNEHIVRTKPYINRTTAPVKLSALATFLERRDEKLNELFFLEKELENANITEEKRQDLNNKKGELERIIEEIDEKIIEGDFPLPAEENNGSPTRSFSPRSTSSRNSFSVVIDERDKLLKKIFQLQKKEEHIRESEDILNKFEHIKEIEESKEKMKQHLQHIDKCMFRCNTSDDTLLDENDTIQNITQDDIQKSIELLSQQFKVEQFKPVSSTKDEFIDLTEFITKPKEVDIFLQLQNIEERMVVKKLKAEILALQLEKEAIEITQTEEKRAVTEELSKTQKLLAETEAKLVLLQRKENLEDEMRMLKEKVDKNEKRREEIEEEISHERFVLTERVVTKSELKKTKIKLEQELDEINITIHQYSNALEKEVNITEAKQENNEEEEEVKEEEIEEDMSRILDEHLNSLLSHKRELQQRLTNFTDSVIDENTETSLVDLLGKRRKVIKEIEEVQKLLYEEDIRKQKECLTEEIKVCYEEYKEIKANNGYNIHKKKLLHKKVKQLEQSEASLNKIVNESKYNKDFSRMKCQLGEHLFSLLQDPNVEASEPHLKELMMCMEDRTISQYIKDMVGLCTLQTEQIQNLKNDIKLAKEEQTKGKQTADDFYKQIEFLNNELTNVQEELEVLKTTQKQVRELVGIRLHDLITGNMNNDKTTDPWFNEVRKRLRNVETIEELLISNIDALERGEINNNLINQLVEDKKVLQKRLGEQEEQCHLLRRREEDFFSETESLRDNLQQCTSKTSSIHEEAQKLKDDYEETKEKLDAAIVENDRLKARLAKKEKTANLSEGTSKIKTELMRANKENENLKVSKSQLQNELDSFRKKFKRLSREKSLMQEKLELETKHIKETQAELSASQQKERLSKTEMHKNCQLIEKQRRELNKMKETKTQVEKQNEELQHALDEVKEKYQTLNVKHQNETTKITKELRAAKNKVEVHKTEIEKLTIENEVSRNDELGQVKIAFANERASYVNEIKDLTERLEEETKNNKKEAEEMWKKIKKIEETNEELSVENKTLLDKLHDLDESFEAELLETRKELNEKYNQSVDKLNEKIRNLANDIITIEQLKNEVEIEKDAVTKENEDLSIQLHEQVTIMEEKEKTNRVRISSMQTELEGVKLENSELQDEISELRSGQRQMRNLENFERELKEKHENLQKSLEEFELEKNQFGESMKFFMTKSTNERSKNVENKKQDDRVSFKLLKMSQDERDKMNEDLIASNRDLQQTRNELRKVKAALRQKEQDYFSEEKQLISNIEARNKQKLEELQKYHNKEKEKILKLYSEEQSKWEEEIRRLKDDLHEENLKKLGEQRQDYETEMKQQFENYMKVFEVEKEEMQEQIDISRNEKKELIKQFESDRMTMKKKYDNERHALEETVRRLLKNLMKYKDQRDKLKTSHQDEITELEERFDAEKERLEERREEELQTLRENLYRLYGNNIKNERQILHVTFDEIINESTSKKCGGGTLWCPDKKVEETLTLKELKELVHMGDLSGIIDAEYDGEKEMIKQSMREQYKVRLRNETDSLMKRLLELSDELDSLRSNA; this is encoded by the exons ATGAATATAGCGGATAAACTCCACAAAGAAGATATTTTTATGGGCGTTGAGGGCGCAGCTGCTCTACCACCCAGACGTGATAAAAATATTCAATCAAATTCACCATCTAAGAATACATTGTCAACAGTAGGGCTGGTAGAAAGCATGGCATCCGATGTTAGCATGGACATTTCAGATATTACATtggaaattgaaaaaatcaaCAGGGATAGGGAAGATCCTGAGAAGGGAATGAAAGACACGAATCGCTTGTTAAAAGAAATAGATCAACAAATGGAG caaTCGTTTGAAATAATGGAGGAACGACAAAACATGGTTCGATCTTTTCTTAAAGACAGAGAAAAAGCAGAAGTCAATCATCGGCATCGTGCAAACCAACTGATGAAGCAATTTACCGACAAAATGTCGGTTATGGAATCGGCGTTAGGTGTCGAAAAAGTTTACACGAAAACAAATACCACGTCGGTCACGCAGACTGATGTAATCGAGACAAATGACGAAGAGTTGCAAACCAGTTATGTGGAGATTAACAACGACGCACTTCAGGAAGCTGTAGAGGCTTTAACACACGATATGAAAGACGTAGTCCAGAAACAGCTGCTTCGCGAAAAAGTCGCAATGCTTCAAGAACTGGAAGTAAGAAAGAATGAGATCGATGAAGAAGAGATTACGAAAACCTTAGCTGACCTTGAACGACAGTTTAGACTCGACAAAGCAaagtcaaaaattaaacaacttaTTCAAAACGAGGCAGAAACTAGTGTGAAAGAGAGGCTTCTTTCAATGGCAAATAATTTGGTTGAGTGGTTACATACTGATAATAATGACGATGTGTTGAACGGTTTGAGCGATGACCTTAAAATTAAACTCCGCAAcacaaagactgcatttcaagAAATGAACAAGTCTGGAGTTCCAAACCAAGAAAGTAACTTCACCACTGACATGCATGACTTGGGAAAAGCTTGTCGAAAAATTGATCTTCTGGAAGCTTCGTTAGACTCTGTGTTGGCTGATATTCAAAAGAATTTAGATTTAAGTTCATCTGAGTTAAAGCAGTTaacaaacaatattttaaaggaGAAGAATGAAAGAGAAAGAAGTCAACTTATTGAAAACCTCGTTAGTAAAAGCTACACCACCGAATCTAGCGAGAAAGAGCAAGTTCGAAAAACTATTAAAGATTTTGTAAACATACAAAATGAACTCTACGAAGCAGAGGAAGTTTGCCAAGACGCGATTAGTTTGAAATTTACTGATTCGAATGacgattttcttaaaaaacaaatgttaaagattgtttataaaaataaaactttagtgaaagaaaaagaagagcTTTTAGGGATGTTAAACTCTGGAGCAGGGAAGTTGGTAGTGAATCCAACAACTAACTTTTATATCGAGCCTATACGAATGGATGAGGATGAAGAAGAAAGCATAGAGGATTTGCTGGCGATTGAACCGAAGTTAGGTAGCACCTTAGTTCAAGACCTTCTCCACAttaaagaaaacaagcaaacGCATGCGATTGGTTTAGTGCATTACAACGAAAAATCTATAGAAAACATTATTCAGGAGTATGAAAGCGAGATTAAACAGCTCTCTGAATATCAAAACGAGGCTTTAGCGTAcgaaaatgttgaagaaattatATCACGTCAAGCCGTAACATCAGACACTCTTGCAGCGTTGAAAGAAGAACAGGAAAAAGTTGAAGAACTGCTTCGTGTAAACACGCCACAAATTGAAGAAGTCAATGACAAACTAGAAGCTTTAAAATTGAGCAAGGAGGAAATGTTGCGAAAGGAGAAAAAGTTGCTTCAACGAAAAAATGTATTAAAGAGGAATTTAAAAGAACTGAATAAGAGAGTTGCTGACAACCTGATGAACGAGGAACGTAAAAAAGAGAAAGTTTACACGGAGGAACAAATAGGCCGGGTTGCTATAGAAATTGAACATGTCAGATCAAAAATTGCAGAGAACTTGGATAGCGAGAAAACAGAAAAACAGAAGTTGCAAAATCTTGctgaaaaatcattaaaaaaagaaaaaattccatTATCTAAAAAATTATCTCAACTAAAAGAAGATCTAGAGAAATTAAGTCCCTTTGTGAACAAACACAGCGTTAAGTATCGTCCAGATGACGTGTCAATGGAAACTCCAAATACATCACAAGTGAAACAGGTAATCGAGACAAGAAATGAACTCTCTAAGAGACTCACAGAGACTGAGCATAAAATACAGGAAATCATCACAAGCAACGATTATGAATCGAGTCCAAGTGGGAGCTTGGAACAAATTGAAGATCTTGAAAACGATCAAGCATTGGAAAATAGAAGAAGAAGTCATGATCTTAATACAAAACTAGTGGAAATCGAGATGGAACTGGATAACGTGAATATAGAAATGTACAAAGGCGAAATTACGCTGCAAGATCTACATGGATTAAAGAAATATTCTGAAGAGTTGAAAAATGCTTTAAATGACATTGAAATGAAGTTAAAACCAGATACAGTCGAAGAGAAGTATTCAAATAAAATCCAAGaattacaaaacaaaatttcgtCTTTAAGGCAACAgttagaagaaaaagaaattcaaaatttagattCCAATTTGGATGAGATGGAAACATTGGAATCTGCAAAAGCAAAACTTGAAAGAGAATTACAAAATATGAGAGAGGACATGTTGGTTGGTAAGGATAGCGAGGTTGCGCATCAAGCTTTGAGAGATTTGCTGGAAGAAAGAGATCGAACAAAGAAGCTGATCATGTGCTTAGAAGATGATGAAAGACTTCTATCTGACGCAAAGCGGAAAAACAGCGGTCACGCTTCCattaataaaagtttaaaatgtacAGATGAAGAGATGTTAAAACAAAAGAGCTATGGTATATCCACGATTATCCAAATTGCACGCAATAGATTAGATGTATTTATTGACATAGTCAAGACAAAAATGGAGAAAAAGCTGCAAGAAGCCAAGGAAAAAAGTTGGGTTAACAAGGAAAATTTGACTaaggaagaaaaacaaaaacttggTAAGGAGCTAAAAGACATAATTGGAGATATCAATCaaacaaataaagaaataaagcaGATAGATGAGTTCGAGTTAACCGGCTTTGCTACATATGAAGGCCAATCCATGCTCACCACCTTATATCAAAAGAAAAGGGAGTTGCTTTCCATCTTAGACGATATCAATTTTGGAATTCAAGCGGAATCAgaaaatgacaacaacattaaaggGTTGTTGAAGCAGAAGATTAAAGTCGAGCAAGAGCTGATGGATTTAGATGAACGTATTGGTGGACAGGATCAAGTTTTGAAAGAAAGGCTCAAAAAGTTGCTGGATTTGAAACACGTGCTTGAAAATAAAATGGCAGACAGTGTAAGCATAGATGACTTGCAAACTATCATTACACAGTTAGACAAAAAGGAATACGTCAAGCAATCTACAAAAAGTGGTGAACCCACTGTGGATTCGTTAATTAGGGAAAGGCTATCtttaagtaaaaacattttaagtgtGCCAAGAGACACTGAGGAAGGCAACGAAGAGGCTGCTGAAATGTGTAAAGTTCTTGAAAGTGTGGACGCCGATATCTTCGAGAGAGTCGAGAAGGTAATGTCCAAGTTAAATATGCTTGACGTTGAAGAAGACGGGatggaaaatttttcttttcatttgcTGGCCAACACTGCAGCAACCTTTGAGTTGCAGCATGCGAAAAATGAATTTGAAAATGCCTTGAAGCTGTCGGGTTGTCAACCAAGCGAGAATCAATTGAGCGAGAGTGACTTAAAGGATACGTTTATAAAGATAAAAGAAACGGAGGATTTCcgaaaaattttacaaaattttatttcacgGAACATTGATTTTAACAATATCGAGGATATCAAAGAATTAAAATCGTTAAATGAAGATAAATTGAGAATACTGttgaacaaaatcaaaaaattaaatttattgattGAACGAAAAGAAGATTTTTATGACCACGAGAAAGGCAGTCCTTTAAAGGAATATGAGAAACTTGCACGTGATAGTAAGAAAATTGCACGTGAATTTGAAACAGCGGTTACATCGTATGATGTAGAGTCGCAATATAATGAACACATTGTAAGAACAAAACCATACATCAACAGAACTACTGCTCCTGTGAAGTTGAGTGCTTTAGCAACGTTCCTTGAAAGAAGAGATGAAAAATTGAACGagttgttttttcttgaaaaagaaTTAGAAAATGCAAATATTACTGAAGAAAAAAGGCAAgacttaaataataaaaaaggcgAGTTAGAAAGAATTATCGAAGAgattgatgaaaagataattgaaggTGATTTCCCTTTGCCTGCTGAAGAAAACAATGGTTCACCAACCAGAAGTTTTTCACCACGTAGTACATCAAGCAGAAACAGTTTTAGTGTGGTCATTGATGAGAGAGATAAACTGCTGAAGAAAATCTTCCAGCTTCAAAAGAAGGAGGAACATATCCGCGAAAGTGAGgatattttgaacaaatttgaaCACATCAAAGAAATAgaagaaagtaaagaaaaaatgaaacaacATCTCCAACATATCGACAAATGTATGTTTCGATGTAATACCAGTGATGACACTTTGCTGGATGAAAATGACACCATTCAAAATATCACTCAGGATGATATCCAAAAAAGCATAGAATTGTTGAGTCAGCAATTTAAAGTGGAACAATTTAAGCCTGTTTCATCCACCAAAGATGAATTCATCGATTTGACTGAATTCATAACTAAGCCGAAAGAAGTAGACATATTTCTGCAGCTTCAAAATATAGAAGAAAGGATGGTGGTTAAGAAGCTGAAGGCTGAGATACTTGCCCTGCAGTTAGAAAAAGAGGCCATTGAAATCACACAGACTGAAGAAAAGCGAGCAGTAACAGAAGAACTTTCGAAAACACAAAAGTTACTAGCGGAAACAGAAGCAAAATTAGTTCTGCTTCAACGTAAAGAAAACTTGGAAGATGAGATGAGAATGCTGAAAGAAAAAGTTGACAAGAACGAAAAAAGGCGGGAAGAAATAGAAGAAGAAATCTCACATGAAAGATTTGTGCTTACGGAGCGAGTCGTGACAAAATCTGagctcaaaaaaacaaaaataaaacttgaacAAGAACTCGATGAGATTAATATCACAATTCATCAATATTCCAATGCCCTTGAGAAAGAAGTTAATATAACAGAGGCTAAACAAGAGAataatgaagaagaagaagaagttaaagaagaagaaattgaagaagATATGAGCAGAATTTTGGATGAACACTTGAACTCTTTATTAAGCCACAAAAGAGAATTACAACAACGCCTTACAAACTTTACCGATTCAGTTATCGATGAAAATACTGAAACCTCATTGGTTGATTTATTGGGTAAAAGACGCAAAGTAATTAAAGAAATCGAGGAAGTGCAGAAACTACTGTACGAAGAGGATATAAGAAAACAGAAAGAATGTTTAACTGAAGAGATAAAAGTATGCTATGAAgaatataaagaaataaaagcaAATAATGGATATAATATTCACAAGAAAAAACTTCTACACAAGAAGGTAAAACAGCTGGAACAAAGCGAAGctagtttaaataaaattgtaaacGAAAGTAAATACAATAAAGATTTTTCGCGTATGAAGTGCCAGCTTGGTGAACATTTATTCAGTCTTCTTCAAGACCCAAACGTTGAAGCAAGCGAGCCACATTTGAAAGAGTTAATGATGTGTATGGAAGATCGCACTATATCGCAATATATCAAAGACATGGTAGGGTTATGCACACTGCAGACGGAGCAaattcaaaatttgaaaaacgatATTAAACTTGCGAAAGAAGAACAGACCAAGGGAAAACAAACGGCAGAcgatttttataaacaaatagaatttttaaataatgaactTACGAATGTCCAAGAAGAAttagaagttttaaaaacaacacaaaaacaagTCCGAGAATTAGTTGGAATACGATTACACGATCTCATAACAGGTAACATGAATAATGACAAAACTACCGATCCATGGTTTAACGAAGTTCGTAAAAGGCTTCGCAATGTCGAAACAATCGAAGAGCTGCTGATATCCAACATTGACGCATTAGAGAGGGGAGAGATAAATAATAACTTGATTAACCAGCTTGTTGAAGATAAGAAGGTGCTGCAAAAACGTTTGGGTGAACAAGAAGAACAGTGCCATTTACTAAGACGACGCGAGGAAGATTTCTTCTCCGAAACTGAAAGTTTACGCGATAATTTACAGCAATGTACGAGCAAAACAAGCTCGATACATGAAGAAGCACAAAAATTGAAAGATGATTACGAGGAAACGAAAGAGAAATTGGACGCAGCAATTGTTGAGAACGATCGTTTAAAAGCACGCTtggcgaaaaaagaaaaaacagcgAATCTCAGCGAAGGAACgagtaaaataaaaacagaattgATGCGTGcaaataaagaaaatgaaaatttaaaagttagcAAAAGTCAACTACAAAACGAGCTGGATTCATTTCGAAAGAAATTTAAACGTCTAAGTAGAGAAAAAAGTTTGATGCAGGAAAAACTTGAGCTAGAGACGAAGCATATAAAGGAAACACAAGCAGAATTGAGTGCTTCACAACAGAAAGAAAGACTAAGTAAAACTGAGATGCACAAGAATTGCCAACTGATTGAAAAACAACGCAGAGAACTGAACAAGATGAAAGAAACCAAAACACAAGTGGAAAAACAAAACGAAGAACTTCAACACGCGTTGGACGAGGttaaagaaaaatatcaaaCACTCAACGTCAAACATCAAAACGAGACTACTAAAATAACTAAAGAGCTACGAGCGGCGAAAAACAAAGTCGAAGTCCACAAAACTGAAATTGAAAAGTTAACAATCGAAAATGAAGTTTCTCGCAACGACGAATTAGGACAAGTCAAGATAGCGTTTGCAAACGAAAGAGCATCGTATGTTAACGAGATAAAAGATCTCACAGAAAGACTggaagaagaaacaaaaaataataagaagGAAGCTGAGGAGATGtggaagaaaattaaaaaaatagaagaaacGAACGAAGAACTGAGTGtcgaaaataaaactttactcGATAAATTACACGATCTTGACGAGTCGTTTGAAGCTGAACTTTTGGAAACACGAAAAGAATTAAACGAGAAATATAACCAATCAGTGGACAAATTAAAcgaaaaaattcgaaatttgGCTAATGACATCATCACTATCGAGCAGTTAAAGAATGAAGTCGAAATCGAAAAGGATGCAGTTACTAAAGAAAACGAAGATTTATCGATTCAGTTGCACGAACAAGTCACAATAATGGAGGAAAAAGAAAAGACAAATCGTGTAAGGATCTCCAGCATGCAAACTGAACTGGAGGGAGTAAAACTCGAAAATTCCGAGTTACAAGATGAAATCAGCGAGTTAAGAAGTGGACAAAGACAGATGAGAAATTTAGAGAATTTTGAGAGAGAACTGAAAGAAAAGCACGAAAACCTGCAGAAATCACTCGAAGAATTTGAGTTAGAAAAAAATCAGTTTGGTGAAAGCATGAAATTCTTTATGACAAAATCAACGAACGAAAGGagtaaaaatgttgaaaacaaaaaacaggaTGATCGAGTTTCATTTAAACTGTTAAAAATGAGTCAGGATGAGCGAGACAAAATGAACGAGGACTTGATTGCTTCTAATCGCGATTTACAACAAACTCGAAACGAGTTACGAAAAGTCAAAGCGGCGTTACGACAAAAAGAGCAAGATTATTTCTCAgaagaaaaacaattaatttCAAACATTGAGGCGCGGAATAAACAGAAATTAGAAGAGTTGCAAAAATACCacaacaaagaaaaagaaaaaatattaaaactgtaTTCAGAGGAACAGAGCAAATGGGAGGAAGAAATAAGACGTCTCAAAGATGATCTTCAcgaagaaaacttaaaaaagttAGGTGAACAAAGACAAGATTACGAGACGGAAATGAAGCAgcagtttgaaaactacatgaaaGTGTTCGAAGTGGAGAAAGAAGAAATGCAGGAACAAATTGATATTTCGCGGAATGAAAAGAAAGAGTTAATAAAACAGTTTGAAAGTGACAGAATGACGATGAAAAAGAAATATGACAACGAGAGACATGCCTTAGAAGAAACCGTTCGAAGATTGTTGAAGAATCTAATGAAATACAAAGACCAAAGAGATAA gcTAAAAACAAGTCATCAAGACGAAATCACTGAATTAGAGGAACGTTTCGATGCGGAAAAAGAACGTCTGGAGGAGCGTCGTGAAGAAGAGTTGCAGACATTAAGAGAAAATTTGTATCGTCTATACGGTAACAACATTAAAAACGAGAGACAAATTCTGCATGTCACATTTGACGAAATCATAAATGAATCCACGTCGAAAAAGTGCGGAGGAGGGACATTATGGTGCCCAGACAAAAAGGTGGAGGAGActttaactttaaaagaattaaaGGAACTCGTGCATATGGGAGATTTAAGCGGGATTATCGATGCAGAATACGACGGCGAAAAAGAAATGATTAAACAGAGCATGCGCGAACAATATAAAGTACGACTTCGAAACGAGACTGATTCTTTGATGAAGCGATTACTTGAATTGTCGGACGAGTTGGATTCTCTCAGATCGAACGCTTGA
- the LOC130662529 gene encoding coiled-coil domain-containing protein 105-like gives MDATIGPDSWKRSTINNIKLAQTVVQRSDKFNDLGRQLDPLPSLRDNCIQQSNAEIRSYVRSTRTVVIKLRDNLLDTEEEIKCLLRGKENLEKALEHIRKDILLNEQSQAGRKEKPIRERETDGADDLLSAEKRHLLKLKRLLEGQLRSVQKQLQVLDNARKRLKAVLSERNRVLDLICHASSRSAPSRMSSKKERAQSPEVNPLGPYTPEAAQAIAMAADAIQRSQTLLKEVGHSIKETNKIQKSIHQSVNNGLTKKISESIAMKQHLQLASGENRMAIHRGNRWHYTTDLARGYTLGPVSSMDLTTRERLDRPTVRSYQRHPGTQLAEAQKIIEGNYGLEASLDAIGRNVGMLRITQQRLKEDIRDKQVGTDVDANIVRYRRRKANHRWVVGGLSC, from the exons ATGGATGCGACAATTGGACCAGATTCATGGAAAAGATCAACaattaataacataaaattGGCCCAAACTGTTGTTCAAAGAAGCGATAAGTTTAATGACCTGGGACGACAACTTGACCCGCTACCCTCGCTGAGGGATAATTGTATACAGCAAAGCAATGCTGAAATCAGATCATATGTCAGATCAACAAGGACTGTTGTCATTAAGTTAAGAGACAATCTCCTTGATACGGAAGAAGAAATTAAATGCTTGTTAAGAGGCAAAGAAAATTTAGAAAAGGCTCTAGAACACATACGCAAAGATATTTTACTGAATGAACAGTCTCAAGCTGGAAGAAAGGAAAAGCCAATAAGGGAAAGG GAAACTGATGGGGCGGACGATTTACTTAGTGCAGAAAAACGCCATTTACTAAAGTTAAAAAGACTTCTCGAGGGTCAGCTACGTTCTGTACAGAAGCAACTACAAGTCTTGGACAACGCGAGAAAAAGGTTGAAAGCTGTGTTGTCTGAGAGAAACAGAGTTCTTGATTTGATTTGTCATGCCAGCTCAAGAAGTGCCCCATCAAGAATGTCGTCAAAAAAGGAACGTGCTC AAAGTCCGGAAGTGAATCCTTTGGGACCATACACCCCAGAAGCTGCACAAGCTATCGCAATGGCTGCTGATGCCATTCAAAGGTCACAAACATTGCTAAAGGAAGTAGGCCACTCTATTAAGGAGACTAATAAAATTCAGAAAAGTATCCATCAAAGTGTGAATAATGGTTTGACAAAGAAAATATCAGAATCTATTGCAATGAAG caACATTTGCAATTGGCATCTGGAGAGAACAGAATGGCAATCCACCGTGGAAACAGATGGCATTACACGACCGACTTAGCGCGAGGATATACTTTG GGGCCTGTATCGTCCATGGATTTAACAACAAGAGAGCGCCTGGACCGTCCGACAGTGCGAAGTTATCAGCGACATCCGGGAACTCAACTGGCAGAGGCTCAAAAAATCATTGAAGGGAATTACGGTCTGGAAGCTTCTTTAGATGCTATTGGTCGAAACGTTGGTATGTTAAGAATTACTCAACAAAGACTGAAGGAAGATATTCGCGACAAGCAAGTGGGAACCGACGTTGATGCGAACATCGTGCGTTATCGACGACGTAAAGCAAATCATAGATGGGTTGTCGGTGGATTGAGTTGTTAA